The Verrucomicrobiota bacterium genome segment CTTGAAGTAAACGTGGAGCTGCGGGAACGACCACGGCGTGATGTGCATGTGCGTGCCGCGCGCGACCTTGCCGGCGAGCGGCGGGAAGGACGGAAAGAAACCCCGCATCAGAAACTGTAGCCGCGATTGCGGATACCAGGCATTCGGCGTGGTGACGATGCACAACTCGCCCGGCCGCAACACGCGATGAAACTCGCGCAGCGTCTCCCGGTAATGCTCGATGTGCTCGACCACCTCCGTGGCGGTGACGATGTCGAACGAGGCGTCGGGATACGGAAGCCGCTCCTGGTTGAGGTTCACGACGTCCACGGTGACGCCCGGCACCTGCATGAGTTCCGTGGTGTAGTCGCACGCGCGCGACTCGCAGCCGAAACGCCCGCGGAACTGGCGGATGAGTTCGCCGCGCCCCGCGCCGACGTCGAGGTGCTGCTTGAGTGGTGACGTCTCGTGACGGCGCGCGGCAAGTTCGAGGACGGTGCGGTAGATGTGGGCGGTGCTCATGCGCGCGGCGCGTCGTGATTATCGGAAAGCGCCGGCCAATCCAAACGAAAAGGTCGTGCCCTTGAACTCCGCGCTTTCCCGCCGGAGGATGGCCGCCCATCATCGGGCTGCGCGATGCGTCTTCTGTTCGTCAAACTCAAGCACATTGGCGACGCGCTCCTGCTCACGCCCACGCTGGCGGCGGTGCGCACGGCCCATCCATCGGCGGAAATCCACGTCGTCGTCCGGCGCGGCACCGAGGGCATCCTCGCGGGCTGCGCAGCCATTGACCGGGTCCACACCTCGATGCCTCCGGAAACCTCCCGGCGGGGCGA includes the following:
- a CDS encoding class I SAM-dependent methyltransferase, translated to MSTAHIYRTVLELAARRHETSPLKQHLDVGAGRGELIRQFRGRFGCESRACDYTTELMQVPGVTVDVVNLNQERLPYPDASFDIVTATEVVEHIEHYRETLREFHRVLRPGELCIVTTPNAWYPQSRLQFLMRGFFPSFPPLAGKVARGTHMHITPWSFPQLHVYFKLAGFDAPQVVREPLSHAKHFHERLLAIPARMYCRSRERRSASGEERGFWKAAASDESLLGRHLIVFARKSE